The genomic segment TCCATCCGGGCGAACTGATGCTGGTGGATTCGGGCGCCCAATACCTCTCGGGCACCACCGACATCACCCGGACCATGTCCACCGGCAAGCCCTCCGCCGAAGAGAAGGATCGCTTCACCCGCGTCCTCAAGGGCATGATTGCCATTTCGATGGCGCGCTTTCCGCGCGGCACGTCGGGCGCCCAGATCGACGTGCTCGCCCGCCAGTTCCTCTGGCAGGCCGGCCTGACCTATACCCACGGCACCGGCCACGGCGTGGGCGCCTACCTGGGCGTGCACGAAGGCCCGATCGGCATCTCCCCGCGCTACACCCTGCCGCTCGAAGTCGGCCAGGTAATCTCGAACGAGCCGGGCTACTACAAGGACGGCGGCTTCGGCATCCGTATCGAAAACCTCGTGCATGTGGTGGAAAGCCCTGTCGGGGAGGGCAAGTATCTGGAGTTCGAAACCCTGACGCTGGCGCCGATCGACCTGCGCCTGGTCGAAAAGAAACTGCTCACCGACGACGAGCGGGATTGGCTCAACGCCTACCACAAGCGCGTCTGGAAGGAGATCGGCCCCGAGCTCAAGGGCGAGGCCAAGGCCTGGCTCAAGGAAGCCACGGCGGAACTTTGAGGCGCTAGTTCAGCATCGGGTCGGACGCCAGCAGCTCGCTCAGGCGCCCGCCGTCCGGCCAGGCGATGTCGTCGATCTTCCAGCCGCCGTCTTCCTCGACCATCGAGAAGACGCTGGTGTAGTCGTTCCCGACATTCTGGAAGTGCACGGCAACCGTGGTCACCCCGTTCTCGACCACCGGATCGGCGATCTCGACCTTGCCCAGCTCTACCTCCTGGCCCAGCACGAACGGATCGAAATCGAGGGCGCTCATGGCGTCCTCGCTCTCGCTGGCCCGCTGCCTGTCGGCCGCGAACAATTGCTGCAGGCTCAGGGAATAGATGTCCTGTTCTTCCTCGGATTCGCCTTTGGCATACTGCCCGTAGATATGCTCGAGCAGCGCCTTGGGAGTCCCATAGCTGGCCGCAAGGGCCGGCGCCGCCAGCGCCATCAGCAGGGCCAGACTAGCCGCAATCAATCGCATCAATTGCCGTTCGCCTCCGTCAAAATCTCGCGCAGGCCCCAGGGATAGTCGCCGCGCGCCTCGATATCGTCCACGCGCCAGCCGTCGCTTTCCTCGACCAGCGTATAGGAGAGCACGGTCTCGCGCTGGGCATCCGCATTGACGAACGTCACCGGGATCACCACGACGCCACCCTTGGACTTGGCCTTGCCGAAGTGCACGTCATGGGGCTGCGGGTCCTGGCTGTCCGAAAACGGGTCGAAGTCGAGATTGCCGATCTCGCCCGGCGGCGTGCGCGCCTCCTCCGCCCTGACGAGCTCCATGAGCCCGGTCGAGAACACGTCCTCGCGCTTCGGCCAGCTATCGGGCCCATAGGCCTCGTAGATGTGGCGCAGCGCCGCCTCGGGCGTCTTGAAGCCACCTGCGTGGGCAACGCCCGCGCCCGCCACGACCATCAGGACTGCCAGCAGCCCGCCCCACAATCCGCGCAAGTCCGTCTCCCACTATTGCGCCACCGTCGGAACCTCGCCGAGGATTTCCGTCAGCGTCCACTGCACCTCGCCCTCGATGGACTGCACGTTGTCGACCTTCCAGCCGTCCGGCTCCTTGACCATCGAGATGACGACGGTGTTCTTTTCACCGAAATTGGCGAAGCGCACCGTTGAAGTGGCCAGGGTCCCCGAAATCTCCGGCTCACCGATCACGAGATCGGCCAGGTCGTAATCCTGCGCGTTGATGAACGGATCGAAGTCGAGCGCCCCAACCTCGCCTTCGGGCGTACGCTCGCGGTCGGCAGCGAACAGACGCTTGAGATGGGCCGAATAGATCTCCTCGCTGTCCTCGGGAAAGCTGTTGGTCGAATAGGATTCGTAGATCGAATCCAGCAGCGCCTTGGGGCTGTCATAGGTTGCGGCCAGGGCCGGGGCGGCCATCGCCAGGATGAAGCCGAGGGCGGCGAGAACGAGACGCATTGCAGAACTGTCCGTCAGTTGAAGAAGAAGGCGTAGCCGATAAGGTTTTCGCCGAAGACGCGATTGGCCTCGGCGAAATCGGCCGCACTCGCCACCGGACCATCCTTGAGGAACGGAATAGCGCCATATCCGGTCAGGATCATGACGAGGTCGGTGCGGGTGGCGGTCTCGAAATAGGCCTTGAGGTCAAAGCCCTGCCGGAACCGCCAATGCGGCACGAGCAGCTTGCCATCGAGGATCGCGTCGGCCGTGTCGAGCGTCTTGAGCCAGGCGTCCACCATCTCCTGGCTTACCTCGCTGCCGGGCAGCGTCGCGGTCTGGCGCGGCGAAGGGATGAACTCGTGGTCGTCGTCGGTCTCGGCAAGGATCGCCGCCCAATTCGCCCGCGAGAAGGCGGTGATCGCCTTGAGCCGCTCAAGCACGCGCTTGAGCCGATCGGGTTCGATCACCGGCCAGTCCAACGTGTGGATGGCCGCGATGGCATCGGCGGCCGCCGCGTCCGTCCGCGGCTCCATGAAGATCGAACCGCCCTCCGAATAGTCCTGCATCGGCAACCCGGCCCGCGGAAACAGGCGATGGAAAGCGACGTTGACGAGGTCCGAGAAGTCGTGGGCGAGAAGAAAATCGCCATGGCTCGCCAGCACCTGGCTGTACCCGGCCATCCAGAGCGCGTCGGCCCGGTCGAAGCCGAGCGTGGTATCGGGCGCCTCGGGCGCCTGGGCCGGGTTCTTGTCGCTCCCCGCCGGCTGCGTGGCCGGCTCGGGCGTCAGCGGAATGCCCAGCTGCCGCTCGACGATGGAACGCATACTCTCGGCATCGGACGCCTGCCCGTCTCCGTCGACATCGAACCGGATCCGGAGCGGATCGATCAGCACGACATAGTCGCCGCTCTCGCCCGCCGCAGCCAGCGAAGTCTTGGCCGCGTCCATGTCGTCGACCAGTTGCGCCAGGATGCCCCTCACCTTGGCATAGTCGAGCTTTTCCGGGCTCGGATTGGGCGGAATGGGCACCGTCACCAGCGGCCCGAGCATCCCGGCGTCCGGCCCGACAAGACCGTGGCGGTAGAGCGCCTGGACGAGATGCTCGACCCCGCTCGCCAGTTCCAGCATGCCAAGTCCGAACCGGGCTTCCTGGTCGCCGCCCTCCGCCATCGGCGTCAGCTGCTCGATGCCCTGGGCGAAGGTGCCCGCGTAGAGATTGTCGCGCAGCGCATCCCCCGCCTCTCCGGCGTGGACGGGCAATGTGAGGAACGCGGCAAGGCCGGCTCCCAGGAGCGTCGTTCGCAACATCGGCACTCTCCTTGCGATGCGCCTATTTGGCGATGAGATCGAACCAACCGTCTTCGTCGACAACCCGAATACCCAGTTCCTCGGCCTTCTTGAGCTTGGAGCCCGCGCCGGGCCCGGCCACGAGGATATCGGTGGCCGAGGACACCGAACCGGCAACCTTGGCGCCGTGCCGCTCGGCCATGGCCTTGGCCTCGCTGCGCGACATCTTCTCGAGCGTGCCGGTGAACACCACCGTCTTGCCGGCCACCTGGCTTTCGGCCGAAACGGTGACGACATAAGGCTGTGGCCGCACCTCTTCGAGCAGCCGGTCGATGACCTCGTCATTCTGCTCGTTGCCGAAAAAGCTGATGAGTGCCCCGATGACTGTATCGCCGATCCCGTCGATCGACGGGAACACCGCATGCGGATCATCCGCATGCGCGGCGGTTTCCTTGCCGATGCGGATCACCTCCTCGATGGTCGAGAAGGTGCGCGCCAGGATTGCCGCCGTCGTACTGCCGATGTGGCGGATACCCAGCGCGAAGATGAACCGGTCGAGCTCGGGCTCGCGCCGCGCGTCGATCGCCGCGAAGAGCTTCTCGAGCCCCTCGTAGTTGCGATCCTCGACACTGCGCACGTTCTTGCGCACCTTGCCCGTTGCCGCCTCGCGCTGGCGCGCCTGCTCCTCGCGCCGCTCGGCCAGCGCCTTCTGCACTTCGGCGCGGCGTTCTCTGAGCGTGAAGATGTCGGCGGCCGTCTTGACCAGCCCGGCATGGAAGAAGAGGTCGATGTTCTCGGCCCCCAGCCCCTCGATATCCATCGCGCCGCGCGACACGAAATGGCGCAGCTTCTCGATGGCCTGGGCCGGGCAGATCAGCTCGCCCGTGCAGCGCCGGCGCGAATCTTCCTTGCCCGTCTTCTCGTTGACCTCGCGCACCGCCGGCGAGCCGCAGACCGGGCAGGTATGCGGGAACTCGTAGGGTACCGCGTCGGCCGGGCGCTTCTCGATCACCACCTTGACGATCTGCGGGATGACGTCGCCGGCCCGCTGGATCACCACCGTATCGCCGATGCGAATGTCGATGCCGTCGCGAATGGGCGCCCCGGCGCTGTCGAAACCCTTGATATAGTCCTCGTTGTGGAGCGTGACGTTCTCGACCACCACCCCACCCACCGTTACCGGTTCGAGCCGCGCCACCGGCGCCAGCGTGCCGGTGCGCCCGACCTGGATGTCGATGCGCTTGACCACGGTCGTCGCCTGCTCGGCCGGGAACTTGTGGGCGATGGCCCAGCGCGGCTCGCCCGTCACGTATCCCCAGCGCTCGCGCAGATCGAGCCGGTCGAGCTTATAGACCACCCCGTCGATGTCGTAGCCGAGCGAGGAGCGCTGCGCCTCGATCACCCGGTACTGGCGCAGCATCTCCTCCTCGGAGGCCGTCCGCTCGGTCAGCTCGTTAACCTTGAATCCCCAGCTCTTGATGGCCTGGATCATGCCCCATTGCGTATCCGCCGGCATGCTCGAGGCCTCGCCCCACGCATAGGCGAAGAAGCGCAGGTTGCGCTGCGCCGTGATGGCGGGGTCCTTCTGGCGCAGCGAGCCGGCTGCCGTGTTGCGCGGGTTGACGTAATCCTGCCCGCCCTCGGCCGCCGAACGCGCCTTGAGCGCCTCGAAATCGGCATAGGTCATGTAGACCTCGCCGCGCACTTCGATGACCTGCGGCCAGTCGCTGCCCTCGAGCTTTTCGGGAATGTCGGCGATAGTCCTGAGGTTGGCGGTGATATCCTCGCCCACCGTGCCGTCGCCGCGCGTCGCGCCCTTGACGAAGACGCCGTTCTCATAGCGCAGCGAAGCGGAAAGCCCGTCGATCTTGGGTTCGGTGACGAATTCGAGCACCAGGTCCTTGTCCCGCTCGAAGAACCGATGGCCACGTTCGATGAAGTCGATGACGTCCTGATCCGTGTAGGCCTTGGCGAGGCTGAGCATGGGCACGGCGTGGCGCACCTTGGCGAAGCCTTCCGCCGCCGGCGCACCCACCTTGCCGGTGAGGCTGTCCGGGCGGCGCAACTGCGGAAACGCCGTCTCGATCTCGCCGTAGCGGACCTTCATCGCATCGTATTCGGCGTCCGTGATCTCGGGCGCGTCGTTCTGGTGATAGGCGATATCGGCGCGCAGAATCGCTTCGTGGAGCTTGTCGAGCTCCTGCTTGGCCGCCGCTTCGGAAAGGTTCTCGACCTCGTCCTCGAACTCGATCACGATACCTCCGAAATCAACTTGGACGCGGCTGCGCGCGCCTCCTCGGTCACCGTGGCGCCGGCAAGCATGCGGGCCACCTCTTCGCGCCGGTTTTCCCCGTCCAGCCCGCGCACATGGGTGCGCACGAACGCGCCCTCATCGACGGCCTGCTTCTCGATCAGCAGATGGCTCTGCGCCCGGGCCGCCACCTGGGGCGCATGGGTCACCGCAAGCACCTGCACCTTGCCTGCCAGCCTTGCCAGCCGGCGCCCGATGGCATCGGCCACGGCGCCGCCCACGCCCGTGTCGATCTCGTCAAAGATGAGCACCGGCGCCGAACCACGATCGGCCAGCACCACCTTGAGCGCCAGCAGGAACCGTGAGAGCTCGCCGCCCGACGCCACCTTGAGCAGCGGTCCCGAGGCGGTGCCCGGATTGGTCTGCACATGGAACGCGATCTGGTCGAAACCGGAGGCTGCAACGCGTGCCTCGTCCACCGCGTGATCGACGATGAAGCGGGCATTGCCGAGCTTGAGATCGGGCAGCTCCGCCTCGACCGCCTTGCTCAGCGCCGCGGCAGCCTTGGCGCGCTGCGCACTCAG from the Youhaiella tibetensis genome contains:
- a CDS encoding DUF3828 domain-containing protein, which gives rise to MRGLWGGLLAVLMVVAGAGVAHAGGFKTPEAALRHIYEAYGPDSWPKREDVFSTGLMELVRAEEARTPPGEIGNLDFDPFSDSQDPQPHDVHFGKAKSKGGVVVIPVTFVNADAQRETVLSYTLVEESDGWRVDDIEARGDYPWGLREILTEANGN
- a CDS encoding DUF3828 domain-containing protein, with amino-acid sequence MRLVLAALGFILAMAAPALAATYDSPKALLDSIYESYSTNSFPEDSEEIYSAHLKRLFAADRERTPEGEVGALDFDPFINAQDYDLADLVIGEPEISGTLATSTVRFANFGEKNTVVISMVKEPDGWKVDNVQSIEGEVQWTLTEILGEVPTVAQ
- a CDS encoding DUF3828 domain-containing protein codes for the protein MRLIAASLALLMALAAPALAASYGTPKALLEHIYGQYAKGESEEEQDIYSLSLQQLFAADRQRASESEDAMSALDFDPFVLGQEVELGKVEIADPVVENGVTTVAVHFQNVGNDYTSVFSMVEEDGGWKIDDIAWPDGGRLSELLASDPMLN
- the ligA gene encoding NAD-dependent DNA ligase LigA; the encoded protein is MIEFEDEVENLSEAAAKQELDKLHEAILRADIAYHQNDAPEITDAEYDAMKVRYGEIETAFPQLRRPDSLTGKVGAPAAEGFAKVRHAVPMLSLAKAYTDQDVIDFIERGHRFFERDKDLVLEFVTEPKIDGLSASLRYENGVFVKGATRGDGTVGEDITANLRTIADIPEKLEGSDWPQVIEVRGEVYMTYADFEALKARSAAEGGQDYVNPRNTAAGSLRQKDPAITAQRNLRFFAYAWGEASSMPADTQWGMIQAIKSWGFKVNELTERTASEEEMLRQYRVIEAQRSSLGYDIDGVVYKLDRLDLRERWGYVTGEPRWAIAHKFPAEQATTVVKRIDIQVGRTGTLAPVARLEPVTVGGVVVENVTLHNEDYIKGFDSAGAPIRDGIDIRIGDTVVIQRAGDVIPQIVKVVIEKRPADAVPYEFPHTCPVCGSPAVREVNEKTGKEDSRRRCTGELICPAQAIEKLRHFVSRGAMDIEGLGAENIDLFFHAGLVKTAADIFTLRERRAEVQKALAERREEQARQREAATGKVRKNVRSVEDRNYEGLEKLFAAIDARREPELDRFIFALGIRHIGSTTAAILARTFSTIEEVIRIGKETAAHADDPHAVFPSIDGIGDTVIGALISFFGNEQNDEVIDRLLEEVRPQPYVVTVSAESQVAGKTVVFTGTLEKMSRSEAKAMAERHGAKVAGSVSSATDILVAGPGAGSKLKKAEELGIRVVDEDGWFDLIAK